A portion of the Labilithrix sp. genome contains these proteins:
- a CDS encoding FAD-dependent oxidoreductase translates to MRDVVIVGGGPAGASTALHLVRKEKLEPSRVVVLDKARFPRDKPCAGAVSQLGLEVLAAIGIDPSSPRVVMRGVRVLDGGAVGETIAPMGACFRRTEFDAELLRAAEADGVEVREGEGIGALARSGDGWNVETTAGATIAARFVAAADGAGSTTRKLLDLREPDRKGHLYVLDTDPTDADAGVKRGLVDFDLSILEDGVAGYYWDFPTPLDGKEAVSRGIYDANLTKDGAGRAKEVLARSLAKRGVDIAKVKLRPFSTRPYVAGSQAWVRGLVLVGEACGIDQTTGEGIAQAIEMGRIAAKHLARAVATKNGDFGAYAREVRTSTTGRHLLQSAWMARRVYARIGSPARRYLLRSSYAREMAVRWYRGERLPPATILRLGAGLTASLLS, encoded by the coding sequence GTGAGGGACGTCGTCATCGTCGGCGGCGGCCCCGCGGGCGCGAGCACCGCGCTCCACCTCGTGCGCAAGGAGAAGCTCGAGCCCTCCCGCGTCGTCGTCCTCGACAAGGCGCGCTTCCCGCGCGACAAGCCGTGCGCGGGCGCGGTGAGCCAGCTCGGCCTCGAGGTCCTCGCCGCGATCGGGATCGATCCGAGCTCGCCGCGCGTCGTCATGCGCGGCGTCCGCGTGCTCGACGGCGGCGCGGTCGGGGAGACGATCGCCCCGATGGGCGCGTGCTTCCGGCGCACCGAATTCGACGCCGAGCTCCTCCGCGCGGCGGAGGCGGACGGGGTGGAGGTCCGCGAGGGCGAGGGGATCGGCGCCCTCGCGCGGAGCGGCGACGGCTGGAACGTCGAGACGACGGCGGGCGCGACGATCGCGGCGCGCTTCGTCGCCGCCGCCGACGGCGCGGGGAGCACGACGCGGAAGCTCCTCGACCTGCGCGAGCCCGATCGCAAGGGCCACCTCTACGTCCTCGACACCGATCCGACCGACGCCGACGCGGGCGTGAAGCGCGGCCTCGTCGACTTCGATCTCTCGATCCTCGAGGACGGCGTCGCCGGCTACTACTGGGACTTCCCCACGCCGCTCGACGGCAAGGAGGCGGTGAGCCGCGGCATCTACGACGCGAACCTCACGAAGGACGGCGCGGGGAGGGCGAAGGAGGTGCTCGCGCGCTCGCTCGCGAAGCGCGGCGTCGACATCGCGAAGGTGAAGCTCCGCCCGTTCAGCACGCGCCCCTACGTCGCGGGCTCGCAGGCGTGGGTGCGCGGCCTCGTCCTCGTCGGCGAGGCGTGCGGGATCGATCAGACGACGGGGGAGGGGATCGCGCAGGCGATCGAGATGGGCCGCATCGCGGCGAAGCACCTCGCGCGCGCCGTCGCGACCAAGAACGGCGATTTCGGCGCCTACGCGCGGGAGGTCCGCACGTCGACGACGGGCCGCCACCTCCTCCAGAGCGCGTGGATGGCGCGCCGGGTCTACGCCCGGATCGGCTCCCCGGCGCGGCGCTACCTCCTCCGCTCGAGCTACGCGCGCGAGATGGCGGTGCGCTGGTACCGCGGCGAGCGGCTCCCCCCCGCGACCATCCTCCGCCTCGGCGCGGGCCTCACGGCGTCGCTCTTGTCGTAG
- a CDS encoding RsmD family RNA methyltransferase: MQPSERLIGGLGSSSDDAQRITCVHADRCGGCPVIALPYGEQLALKRGRVVQSLSRYPALELVYTEPVQPAEPVVEYRSRAKMIVAPGGKLGLYAKGGGHQVVDIPSCRVVASVVSVVAALLRERIKADEAAKGPLAPIDSGGSLRAVDLREVRGRGGEHVLVTLVVQRDRAHDRAVYAAAAEELMRAEPRVLGVALNFHEGDSPQILGSETVVVHGAASAPDQIGGATHEATYGSFVQAHRGQAERVHKTIIEVLGIGKAPKRPRVLDLYGGSGAIALALAGAGADVQLVESFAPAVAQVNDTAKKAGLSVRGEAGDVASALRRFAEQKQTFEGAVVNPPRRGTSALARELLARLELPAVAYVSCDPDTLARDLDHFTRLGYSVASVRPLDMIPLTDEVETIALLRRTGLVAPKVLWEDDEVFVVEKGAHEPTTPQGEYVTSLVARAKKLADAGDAVPVNRIDVGTSGLVLFARRAADAPKWQAALQHESARKIYLAGARGITPSKGAITRDLREDGKMYSARTRYRRLAVASGHSVLRVVPEQGRTHQIRRHLAAIGHPILGDDRYGHAPTNRFFEEKNVLDRTFLHCVRLELTHPNTGNRLIIEAPLPGDLKSVLERTSGPGTLRFLDHKQALGHSGVSSLPPPPTGESTPSELLPSLRDSASRLSILDVDSSTPTIHPQLQTDDDAS, translated from the coding sequence ATGCAGCCCAGCGAGCGACTCATCGGAGGCCTCGGATCGTCGTCCGACGACGCGCAGCGCATCACCTGCGTCCACGCCGATCGCTGCGGCGGCTGCCCCGTCATCGCGCTGCCGTACGGAGAGCAGCTCGCGCTCAAGCGCGGCCGCGTCGTGCAATCGCTCTCGCGTTACCCCGCGCTCGAGCTCGTCTACACCGAGCCGGTCCAGCCCGCCGAGCCCGTCGTCGAGTACCGCTCGCGCGCCAAGATGATCGTCGCGCCGGGCGGCAAGCTCGGTCTCTACGCGAAGGGCGGCGGCCACCAGGTCGTCGACATCCCGTCGTGCCGCGTCGTCGCGAGCGTGGTCTCCGTCGTCGCCGCGCTCCTCCGCGAGCGCATCAAGGCGGACGAAGCGGCGAAGGGGCCGCTCGCGCCGATCGACAGCGGCGGCTCGCTCCGCGCGGTGGACCTCCGCGAGGTGCGAGGTCGAGGCGGCGAGCACGTGCTCGTCACGCTCGTCGTCCAGCGCGACCGCGCGCACGATCGCGCGGTCTACGCCGCCGCCGCGGAGGAGCTGATGCGGGCGGAGCCGCGCGTGCTCGGCGTCGCGCTGAACTTCCACGAAGGGGACTCGCCGCAGATCCTCGGGAGCGAGACCGTCGTCGTCCACGGCGCCGCGTCCGCGCCCGACCAGATCGGCGGCGCGACGCACGAGGCGACGTACGGCTCCTTCGTCCAGGCGCACCGCGGCCAGGCCGAGCGCGTACACAAGACGATCATCGAGGTGCTCGGCATCGGCAAGGCGCCGAAGCGGCCGCGGGTCCTCGATCTCTACGGAGGCTCCGGCGCGATCGCGCTCGCCCTCGCCGGCGCGGGCGCCGACGTGCAGCTCGTCGAGTCGTTCGCGCCCGCGGTCGCGCAGGTCAACGACACCGCGAAGAAGGCGGGGCTCTCCGTCCGCGGCGAGGCGGGCGACGTGGCCTCCGCGCTCCGCCGGTTCGCGGAGCAGAAGCAGACCTTCGAGGGCGCGGTCGTGAACCCGCCGCGGCGCGGGACGAGCGCGCTCGCCCGCGAGCTCCTCGCGCGGCTCGAGCTCCCCGCCGTCGCGTACGTCTCGTGCGATCCCGACACGCTCGCGCGCGACCTCGATCACTTCACGCGCCTCGGCTACAGCGTCGCGTCGGTCCGTCCGCTCGACATGATCCCGCTCACGGACGAGGTCGAGACGATCGCGCTCCTCCGCCGGACCGGGCTCGTCGCGCCGAAGGTGCTGTGGGAGGACGACGAGGTCTTCGTCGTCGAGAAGGGCGCGCACGAGCCGACGACGCCGCAAGGCGAGTACGTCACCTCGCTCGTCGCGCGGGCGAAGAAGCTCGCCGACGCGGGCGACGCGGTGCCGGTCAACCGGATCGACGTCGGCACGAGCGGCCTCGTCCTCTTCGCGCGCCGCGCCGCCGACGCGCCGAAGTGGCAAGCCGCGCTCCAGCACGAGAGCGCGCGGAAGATCTACCTCGCCGGCGCGCGCGGCATCACGCCGAGCAAGGGCGCGATCACGCGCGACCTCCGCGAGGACGGCAAGATGTACTCTGCACGCACCCGCTACCGCCGCCTCGCGGTCGCGAGCGGCCACTCCGTCCTCCGCGTCGTCCCGGAGCAGGGGCGCACGCACCAGATCCGCCGCCACCTCGCCGCGATCGGCCACCCGATCCTCGGCGACGATCGCTACGGCCACGCGCCGACGAACCGCTTCTTCGAGGAGAAGAACGTCCTCGATCGCACGTTCCTCCACTGCGTCCGCCTCGAGCTCACGCACCCGAACACGGGCAACCGCCTCATCATCGAGGCTCCCCTCCCCGGCGATCTCAAGAGCGTCCTCGAGCGCACGAGCGGCCCCGGCACCCTGCGCTTCCTCGATCACAAGCAGGCGCTCGGCCACAGCGGCGTCTCGAGCCTCCCGCCCCCGCCGACGGGCGAGTCGACCCCGAGCGAGCTCCTCCCGAGCCTCCGCGACTCCGCCTCGCGCCTCAGCATCCTCGATGTCGACTCGAGCACCCCGACGATCCACCCGCAGCTGCAGACCGACGATGACGCTTCGTAG